From the Lactuca sativa cultivar Salinas chromosome 9, Lsat_Salinas_v11, whole genome shotgun sequence genome, the window CCGgttatatgtatatagatatccttgaaatctattctaataaataaaagttttttttgcaATATGTTACACTTTTATTTAATTtgtcaaatattattttatagttattttaaattaatttcttatccacatgtcattttatgagttttttctattttaataaattttacataatactttaatcataaatgaatatcaattttattaatggacttatcttcttatttcaaaattttcaaattaaagctcattagtttatttatttatttatttaaatttaaaagataaaaaatcaattttaataattcattatttttcttatacatccaaagttcttaaatattaagatatttatatttaatttgtttTAATTAATCCATGTAATAAATGGATCTTATACCTAGTTAAGtaatataaaataaaactataagtattaaaataaattttaattaaattaagatgtACCATTAAATTAGTAACATTCAATCATACTTTATATTCTATACAAGTAAAAGAGACAGTCCGTCACTTTAGAAAACTGTTTactatagtaaaaaaaaaaaacaaaaaagacatGAATAAACTATTAGCTTTCAAAAACAAATTATAGAAGTCCACGTATGATTCATGAGTATACACCATGAAATCATGAAATTCGAAAAATTATGTAATATCTCAAAATATGTGGCTGTGTAGCGACACTCCTCCTCCATCCACCATTCCTTTATCCACTTTCACCCCCTTTTTACATCTTCTCTCTTCTTCATAATCATTTCCAATCTGCTCCATCCTCCTCCAATGGCTGCTTTTACTCTCTCTCCTGCTACTTCATCTCAGGTACTCTCTTCAGTCTCCATTCCATTCCTCAAATAATATCTCGTCGATTGTTTTGCTAATGATTCCGATTCGAATTTTGACAGTTGCGATCTGGCACCAATGGATTGTTCTCGCCGGCCCAAGGGCTAATCGCGAAATCTGCGAAAAGCCAATCGGCGGGAAGGGAAAGAGGGATGAAGGTGACGTGTCAGGCGGCGAGTATCCCCGCCGATCGAGTTCCAGATATGGAGAAGAGGAAGCTGATGAACTTGTTGCTTCTCGGCGCTATTGGTCTTCCATCCACCGGAATGTTGCTTCCCTACACCTACTTCTTCGTTCCACCTGGGTTTGTTCTGCTTATCTTTCTAGAATCTTCCTCGTAGATATAGCAAATAGATAATTTATGATAAAATCTGATTATTTAATGACTAATAAAACTAAAAGTATAAAATGACGAAAAACATTCTCTATCTTTTTGTTATAGTGTTTTACTTAAAACGTAAATCAACTCTAATAACATTTTCTACAATTATATACTATAAAACTCCATCATCAGCAATTATAAAGAATTATCTTGTTTTCTTAAATAATGTTATTAGCAACAAGTGAAAAATATATAAACGAACCCTTTAAATAATCAGTTATGTTTCGGTTTGTAAAATCCgattatattaattttaaaaaaagatcaaaattgattttgttttaaatCCCTTAGTTTTTTATATATGAAACAGTTCGGGAGGTAGTGGTGGTGGTACTGCTGCTAAAGATGCCCTTGGAAACGACATCGTTGTAGCAGAATGGCTAAAAACCCATGGACCCGGTGACCGAACCCTATCTCAAGGTCTAAAGGTACTACTAGCTATTTCTTTTACTTTAATAAACATATATAACgagggtatttacgtcttttgcacCTACCATAGTCCTCGTTCCATTTTTTAAGGTTGgacaaaaaattgtaatttttgtcTAATTCACACAAGATCCAATCCAATTCAAGTAACATGTTAGAAGCTTCCGATTCGGTCTTATAGCCTCAGATATGACTCTTAGGTCAATCAGATCTAACTcaatcaacaactatcaaacaGTATTTATACAACTGTCGAAAATGAAATGATTTTGAGTGTATGTGAAATTATAGGGAGACCCGACGTACCTTGTGGTGGAGAATGATAGAACCCTAGCCACATACGGAATCAACGCGGTGTGCACACATCTCGGGTGTGTCGTGCCATGGAACAAAGCAGAGAACAAGTTCATGTGCCCGTGCCATGGTTCCCAATACAATAACCAAGGCAAAGTTGTTAGGGGTCCGGCTCCTTTGGTAAGACAATCCGTTGCACTCTTCTTTTCGTATGAAATACAATGCATAATGTACAAGTGTTGATGCATGAGGTACAATTTTTATGGCACAAAGCACAACTTTTGATGCAAGTAAAAGTTGTCTTGCACAAAGTACAACTTGTTGTGCATAGTGTACAAGTTTTTGATCAACTAAGCACAAGTTTTTATGCATAATGCACAACTTGCAATGCATAGTATATAATTAGGGGTGATCGATATATACACGTTTTAGTAGAAAGTAGCGATGAGTAATGTATAAATTTTGATGCAAATGGTACAAGTTGTTGATGCAATAATTTGTTGATTTGTGAACAGTCATTGGCACTTGCTCATGCGGATGTTGATGATGGGAAAGTGATATTTGTTCCATGGACCGAGACAGATTTCAGAACCGGTGAGGCTCCATGGTGGTCATAAGCGTCTCAATGCCTCCCTTTTGAGATTCTTGGTTTGTTTTGATTCGAGAATTAAAATATGtacacacaacttaaggttttaAATATTGTACCcaaaaagtttataaatttgtAAAATGGTtattaataattattttaagtgTCTTATAAGTTGCTCAAGTGTTAAGTCATTTAACATATATGAGATCAATAATGTATGCATCGACTTTTTTAAGAGCTTCTCCAACCACAAACGCTAAAATAGTGAATATATAGCACCAAAATAGTGATTGAGTTCCAATCAACCTCTAAAATAGTAGGTTTTAGAGGTCCTCTCATTTGGCATTCATACTTGGTGTTAAAATTGAACCAACACAAAAATGGTGTTAAATTTGAAGGTTGGTTGGAGTATTTTTGCCCTTCAGAACACAAAAATAGTGTAATATAGTGGATGGTTGGAGTTAGCCTAACAAGATAAAAATGATTCAAATCTAATTTGATTTCTTGAGAACCTTGGAATTCATATTAAAAGGTACTATGACATCACCTTACAATTACACGAATTTGAACCGAACACTTtttaaacaaaaaagaaaaaaacaaaggaATTATACAAAAAGTTATGTTTGATAGGCCACATTCAacttattttttgagttttttgatATTATGATTGGCAAACCAAATAATGGTCTATAAGATAGTGTTTAAAAAGGATAACTTACTCATACTAACGTTTTAACAAAGTTCTTGAGTTTTTCAAAAAATTCTCAAATATAACtctattttcttttttataaaacaacataattttctaaatgttttttttatgtcattttacaaTTTTGAGATAGTTTATTAACTAGTTTTTAAGCTTACTCTGTCAAACATATAGCCTAAATGGAATAAGATTGTCTTTACAAAACAGATTAACACTAAATATcttttttataaattaatatcTTAAATGATAAATCAACAAATAAACCCActtttttatatacataaaatAGTTAGAATTTCCAAAAATGTGTGAAAAGTAGTTGCTATAAGTGTtatttgttggtgattttattgTCACTTGACATTTTGTATAATTGGGACTGATATGTGAGTTAAGGGGTTTATTGTTTTGTACTCTATTATATGTTTGGTGAATATGGAGTgcatacatatataactatataagATCGAATTATAAGCTGATACGATAGAAAGACGGGGGTCAAAGGGGTCACGCCCCCTTGCAAGGTCCTAGGGGCAAAGTCCTTGGCGGTGGTCCTGCTGACTGGTCAGTAGGTAGGGTCGAGGGGCAACGCCGCCCTAAAAGGTTTTCGAAAATTTAAATtagttatataatgaaaaacccAAATTCTAATGGGTGATTATTGTAAAATTGATAAGTCTTAtcaatttttgtaaccattgATTATCTCATTAAATTCAgaaaaaattacaaatataacTAAAACTGTTAATTATTTTgtaaaaaatagcaaaaaaaaaagcCAAATTATAAAAATAGCCATCAAAATCGCAGACTTCACCAAAAAAACTCAAATTAAGTCCATCTTCGATTTCACCAAGCCATTTGTGAACGTACTAGTCGTTAAAACACATATATGCTTTAGCGACTTGTATGTTCGcatatgatattttttttttgattttttctagTATAAATAATGTGATTTCCTCTCGGTTCATCTACGATTTTTTTTACTATGAAATTGATAGTGTTTGACTACGAAACAACCATATTATATATAAAGTCTTGCAAAAAATTATCACTTTTGTTGTTATTTCTTTGGAAAAATTGTTTAAAACCTctctaatataataaataaatattggtTAGCGTATTGTCGGGATTGTCATGAAATCATCCATAATgctttcagagagagagagagaattctcCAACGAAAAAGTGTgaaaatgaaacaaaaaaaattacgTTTTTATACCTGCGAAAAAGATGAAATTGCAGATGGAAGGTGAAATCGCAGATGAACTAGTCCATCTGCGAACGTACAAGTCGCTAAAGCACGCGGCTTGTACGTTCGCAGATGGCTTTGTCAAATCGCAGATGAGCTTAATCTGTTTGCGATTTTGATGACTATTTTTTGTAATTTGAGTTTTTTTGCTATTTTCTACAAAGTAATTAACGGTTTTAGCAATATTTGTAATTTTCTCTTAAATTCATGGTTCTCTTAACTAATATAgaagaggaaaccctaatccgTCTAGGATAAATATGACTCATTAATTGAGCCATGATAGATAACTCTTCTTTTTCAACACAAACTTAGAACCTTATGACGATTTGGCTTGTGTTTTGACGATCTGACTTGTGTTTTTATATCTAAATACACAAGTGTCATTTTGGATTATCCTAtgctgaatttcttgtaacctAGATATAAGGTGAAAATATTAGTTCGGAAAGTGAACATATACGATGCATAAGAAATCCATATTTCCACCATCACCCTACTCAAATATCCTACTACATTATTTAGATACCTTAAATGTTTCAGAACTTGCCTTTATGTGAAAAATAGTTGCTATAAGTGTTATTTGGTTATTGACAATCCAAAAATATGTTCATCGTTTGCTAAAGCTTTGATATATGAGTGTAATCTCAAGATTGTAGAGTAGGAAATATGTTACAAACTGCACCCTTCATCTTTCAATTAAAGTAGTTGCTAAAACTTTGTTCATCTTGCCTTTATGTGAAAACTGAAAAGTAGTTGCTATAGTAGAGTAGAATATCCAACGATAGAAGGAGAGAAAAAATCTACAAAAAAGTGTCACACTTATGACCCGGCAACCCGCTTGTCAACCATAAATATGTTACAGCTACACCCTTCATCTTTCACAATATTACACCTACAACATAAAATAGAAAAGAAATACCAATATACACATAATATAGAAAAGCTACAAATTACAAAATGGTTAGTTTGCAACATAACACATGGCCTCAGATACGGGACATATAGAAGATCGTGGACGCATAAAATCAGAATAATAGAGTAGTTTAGGTCCTTGTTTCTCTCTCTTTTTGATGATGTCTTTCGTTTAATATTTAGCATgtattttgatatttttaatGTATTTGTTTTCCATGTATCTAACTAATTTGAATCATTGATCATATAGAAAAATTAAATATCCAAAAAATACCCAAACCTATCAATTATAAGTGTTCATGGGataacttaaaaaaatcataaatagaAAAACTAATATGAATATTGATTGTCTGGTTAAAGAAAATAAACcaggttttctttaaaaaaagaaaaaaaaaggcaaTTACCGTTTCAAAACTATTTTTTCTAATTAAATTCTAGGGTAAATTATATCATCCGTCCTCGTGCATATACCAAAACAtacgtttagtccctatttttaaaaattaacttggGTCGTCCTTTGATTTGTTTTTTCTTACACGCCATAAAACACCAGTTTGcccttattatttattaattattaattatttatatattaaaaaaaattgtttaatttaatatattGTCGCTTCACCATTGACCAACACCACCGTTGGCTAGCATGGGTCACCAACTTTAATATTTCGGCGACTCCAAAACATTGCCGCAAccccaaacatctccgacaacTCTGGATTGAAAAGGAAAAACTCCATTTTTCTCTAAGAACTTCACCATTCTCTCTGTTGTACTCCTTTCTATCTCTCTTAAAGCTCCATTTTTTCTAGCAAATATGGACCAAAAAAGAACAGACCGACAAATAATGGTTGAAAATGCGATAAGGATATATCACAACTCGTTGATGGCAATGTGGTCGAATGGTCGGAGAAGAAGAAGAGATCAATAGACCCAAACCCTAATCGTCATCGCCATCTTGAATGTAAAAACCCAAACCCTAATCGTCGCCACATCCCTTTATCTCTTCTAATGTGCATCTGGAAGAGCCACGGTCACCACCATCGCAGATATACATAACCATCACCTTAGATTTAAGTTTTCGAATGGAGGTTGCGATAGTTAGGGTTTCAGGCAACGTTCGATTTCAACGTAATCTATGGTGACGATGGCGTCTCATAACACAAGTGGTTTAAGCACATAAGTGGCGATGAAGCCTCTCGGCTCTGCTAGGTCAACTTCTCCAGCAAGACGACTTCAAAAGTTGTTGGAAATGGATTCAACATCGATGGTTGGGATGTGAGTGGGGGTGAGAGAGTTGGCTAGAGATGGTGATATATGGGAGAGAAGGTTCGTCGGAAGGCGGAGATGGTGATGGTGGCCGGAGATTGTCCGACAAGTTGGCTTTCCTTTCCCCTCTCATcgagtgtgtgtttgtgtttttCTGAGTAACACACCGAAAGTAGGGAAAGTGAAGGCGAccctcaattttttttaattgataataataataaaaagcattaaattaattgaaaaataaaaacataaaaatattatgATCATTTCAGTTTTGAAATAGACTAAGTTCGCAACAGAATCGTAATTCAGGAATAAAACATACTATGTTAAACAAAATAAGGACGGTCTaagttaaattatatatatatatatatatatatatatatatatatatatatatatatatatatatatatatatatatatatatatatatatatatatatatatcgcatTGTTTGTGTAGTATAAAAAAGAAAGTTAAGAATTAAGacaaaaaaatatagaaaaaaaagaGAGTACAATTAGCAAAATCACATGTACCACAACGGATAAAGGTAGTACAATGCATCTTTGATGAGTAGTACATATGTCAACGACTTCTTGTACTTtgactcataaatatgtataaataaacatataaacccATACCCAACCTATGAGAGAGATGGGATACACGGATATTCAGAGAACTTAAAACGTCATTGAGTGCAGCGTTGATGAATCTCAGCTGTAAATCACGGTGTTTCGTCAACCCTGCACTCAATTATGTTTTGAGTTCTTTTCTGATAAGTGTACATTAAAGTTGATGACACCTCTCTTAATTCTACTGGTATGTTTATTCTTTTTAATGATAGTACTTCATTTTGTTATGAAAAATTCTATTTCTAAAGATTACATTGTAGAAATCGAAAGAAACAAAAATGACACAAGTATCTTTACTGAGGGTCGACACCTTCTAACCGAGGAGATGAAAAATGATGAATAATTCTGCTAATCGGAGTTATGCTTAAAATACTTTATATCGTCAATTTGTTTGACAATGTCCATTTATCTTTATTCATCTTTTAAATATACTCAATAGACGACTAAACGATTTTTTAGGTTCTTGTTACTTAGTGTGTTGATTTCAATTGGGTAAGGTAAACTAGTATTGAACTCTACGTGAGGTCGACTGCGAGTTTGGGAATTGCGACATCCAATATTTCATTTATGTATATACACCCATTTATGTTTATACACCCACTTTAGCATCCATATAATGAAAACCCAAACATAAAGTATTTGGACCTTCGTCGATCATTAAAACATGTTATGTTTACTATGTTCTTTCACGTGTAACGTATATATTCAAGAATTgtcattaattttaaaaaaaaaatgaagagcaAATAGTagttataatttttaaaaaaaaaaatcaattcgaCCTGATCTAAAAGTGTTTTAGGTAATCGTAGATTAAATGtggaaaaaaaaacaatgtaaAAAACggtagaaaaatataaaaaaaaaagaaaaaaaaacatcataaatgatcTTTGTGGTTTCCTCAGATCTAAAGTTTAGTCCTCAtggtttaaaaacatcatagatggtttctatgttttcaaaacttttgataaaTGGTCATTTTGCTAACTACGTTAAGTTTCGTCCGTTAACCGAATGACATTTTCGTCATTTAACGactacatggaccatttatgatgttttcacttattttaaaaaaaaaagataaaaataaaataatatgcaaaaggtctctctctctctctctctctctctctctctctctctctctctctctctctctctctctctctctctctctctctctctctctctctctctctctctctctctctccgtagGTTATTATTCAGAGAAAGAAAGGTTTACCCATATTTTGAGGATGAAGAGAAAGATTTGAACTTCGATTTTGAGGTTGAAGATAGTGGTGGGAGGTTGACGGTGGTGGGGATGGGAGGTTGATGATCTGAACTCCGATGTTAAGTCACCGAAACAAGAAATTAACTTGATAAAGCAAGTATACGTGTAAGTAAGATCCACGGAAATCCATTTGTTCTTCACAATTAGTGTTACAACTCAATTTCACAATTATTGTTACAACTCGATTCATGTTTCTAGGTTTTGATTCGATCGTGAAATTCAtatgttcttcaagatttgaaGAATTGACCTTCATTTTTTGCGATTATTCAGAGAAAGAAATGTTTACCCATATTATGTTAAAAAATGATAACCTCCATGGTAGGCAGTGCTTTTTGAATCAAAATCGTGAAATCCACAAGTCACCATCGCTGCAAACCCTACCTCTACAAATCCGGAGATAACCTCCATGGCAGGCGGCGCTGCAAAGCCTATATCTCAACAAAACCCTGAAAACGAAATGAAATTTTAAGACAAGATATCGATTTCTCAACAAAACTTTGTCTCCGTCTACCTCCACCTCGATTCAGAAACATTAATTGCCAAATATACAACACTATCATCTTCTTGAAATCTCCAACAGATTTTTCTTTGAATCGATTTTTGATCTAGAAGGCTTGACCTTTTGAAATCGAGTTTTGAACTGATTTCTATTCTACGGGATTCTATGGAAGGAGATGAAATCTGAATTGAGTTATAGAGCAAAATCGGAGGTCCAAGAACACGTAGATCCAAAATCGAATGTCCAAAAAAAGGGATTTTAGAAGAAATCAAGAAATTTGTTTGGATATATATGTTCTTGTGAATTTCAAAATTAGATTCCAAGAAATTTGTTGTTGTTGTGTTTGTTATTTTTCTTTCCCTCTTCTTCCATCTCAATTGTTGTTGGTGGGTTTGTTTGAAATTATTATTGAGACAACACTAACCGACAAACACATACATATCTTTgatttgttttttgattttagatTGTTGTTGTTGGGTTTGTTTGAAATGGTTAATTAAGGAAAATGGTTTAAATATAGAAGAAatattatggagagagagagagagagagagagatccctTTTGTATATTATTTTTTTCTCTTAAATAAATACAAACATCATAGATGGTCTCTGTGGtcgtgaaatgacgaaaatacccttcaATTAACGGACAAAACTTAACGGAATTATTAATAAGgtccaatcgtcaaaagttttgaaagcacattGACTATCTAACATGTTTTTAAACCACGAGGACTAAACTTCAAATttgggaaaccacagggaccatttatgatgttttttttttaaaaaaagcgtaaagtttcaatttttttttttggtaaaaaatgtaaatttgtaaaaaaaaaactaattttaaggcaaatttatttatataaaaaaactttTGACAAAATTTGTAATAAAGTTCAAAAATAAAACGAAAATTGTGAAAATAAAAGTTGACTTGTAAGTTGTAACCAACCTGGTATGGCACATGAAAAATAATTTCGTTACTATTTAACAGAAGAAAATGCATTTGTGGCCATTTGAAAACAATAGAGATAGATAGTTCGTTTTCCAAAAAACAATGTTAACCATCAACTCAAAAGGGTGATCTAGATCGGGTTTTACCCTGTTCAAGTTTCAGAAAAGTTTACGATTGATTGCACCTAAAGGCCATGAAATAAGTTGGAGAAACTTTAGATTGGGTTCCTTTTTAACACGTGATATATACGAGTATCATATGTTACCATAAAGCATCGACCTTAAAAATTCAGAAGCATAACTATTATAACTAATATTTTTTTCTATTAAATTAATAGATTAAGAAATAGTTACAATTGTTATTTACTCTTTTGGATTAGTTACCCAACTTCAGTCTTCAGCTTTGATGAAAAAATATAACAAGATCATGTAGtactttgtttttgtttttcttttttaattcatGAGGATTATTATTACATTATAGAATTCAAAATGAACAAAAATGACATGAATTTTTTTATGGGGGATGAATggcacctttttttttttttttttttatggagCCATGAGGCCTTCAATTGTATAGAAAAGAGACTCCACCAAATCGGTTTTAAACAAAATATTTTGCAATGTGTTCATCACATCATACTCCGGATCAAGTTTCCTCTGCCAACTCTGCATAAAAATATAAACTACATAATTCCaaacatatatattttattattattattattattatttatatttctttTACTATATAAAAATTACCTCCAAAACTAAAGTGGTGACAATCACAGTGCAAACATTCCCATCAATATTAACTCTATGCCTCCTAACTTGCTCAAGCAACTGTTGCATACATTGTGCAGGATTTAACAACTCACCCTCCCCACAACTCCATGACATAAACGATTTCTCAACATCCTGTGTTGCATCACATtgttacacgaatggtccctatagtttggggtaatttgcacgtttggtccctaacttatttttttaactcggaaggtccctaatgtttgtttttgttgcgcgcttggtccctgtcttacctaaaaagaccatCAAaggcaaaatagtatttttaggtaagacagggaccaagcgcgcaacaaaaacaaacattaaggaccttccgagttaaaaaaataagttagggaccaaacgtgcaaattaccccaaaccatagggaccattcatgtaatttactccaaaatcttTAATACCTTAATGAAAGCTGTGGGATTCGGGcagttttgatgttttgaaaatttaagtGTGTGTTCTGCAGCAGCACGTCCATCTTGAAGAGCGACAGCTTTAAAAAACTCAATCAGATTTAATCTATCTTTTTTACAGAGTTCAGCAGTCATACCAACATCAAGGAAAATTACATGAGGCTTTGATTTAAAAAGCCCTGTATCTGTAACTTTTCCCTGAGTTACCCTTACTAGAATATTCCCTGGATGCATGTCTGCATGGATAAAGTTGTCCACCAAAAGCATCTTCAGAAGAGCATGAGTTCCAATATGAGCAAGCCCAGTTTTAATTCCAACATTTCCATCAAGTGCATCAACATAATGCAATATATTTTCACCTTGTTCAAAAGTTTCCACTAAAATAGCAGGATGTACAAGTGGATACAAAGGCCTAGGAAATGACACGTCTTTCCATCTTCTGAAATTGTAAATAAATCGACTTAAATGAGCAGCTTCTCTTGCAAGATCAACTTGTGACATCATAAAAACAGCAAACTGTTGTATGCTTTCTTCGAGTCTTAACCATTTTAAATTTGGGAGAAAAGATGAAATTTttgcaaataaatttaaaattatgaAATCCCTTCTGATTCTTTCACTAACTCCTGGATGTCTAACTTTAACAGCAACAAGAATGGGTTTGATTTTTTGTCCAGGGTGGCGAAACTTTAAGGTTGCTCTATGAACTTGTGCTATGCTTCCGGAAGCTACCGGATCTTCCtcaaagttttcaaatatttCAAATAATCGACGCCCGAATGCTTTTTCAATAGTGTTCTTTGTGTGTGCATAGGTATGAGCTGGAGCATTTGTTTGAAGCTCTGTGAGTTTTATGCAAAGATCATTAGGGAAAAGATCGGGTCTTGAAGCAGCCCATTGACCCCATTTGATGAACGCGGGTCCCGCTTTTTCTAAAGTGTGGTGGACGCATTGTAGCCATGTCAGACGAAATTTAGGTCCAAAGGAATCAGCAAAAGGAGCCATGGCTATGCATGGTGTGAAGAGGAAAGATAAGTAAATTGCTCTAAGACATAAGAGTATGAGTTCTATAAAAGAGAAGATGAATGAGGTTAAGTAAACATGTCCATCTTGTGTGAAAGTGAAAAGATCATTTTTGTAAAACCCTTCTGCTTCTGCTAATGTTTTTCGTTTCCATGTGAGTTCTCCTACTAAAAAGGCTAATATCCCAGGAGCAATGAGTTGGGATCTAGTTAAAGCAAAGCTTATAGCACATGTGATTCTATTCATTGGTTGGATTGGCACATTGTAGGTATAGATTTGGGAAAACCTTTTCCATGCCATTTGAGCATGGTGTGAGACTTTACTACTTGTTGATATGAAATAGAATCTTTGAAAATTTCTACAACTCCATAAACTTTTCTTTGATTCATAACAAGAAAGGCCTCTGTTGAGAGCCTTATGTTGTGAATAGAGTCTATAGGAGTGGCGAAAGGCAACTGTTAATTGGAGTGTATGATTATTAGCTTTAATTGGAAGAAGGGAATTTGCTGCCCTTCTAATGCTGGAAACTGCTAACAACCTGCATCATGTTAATTAAGCACCTTTATATCATGTCAATTATGTGAGATTGTAT encodes:
- the LOC111895461 gene encoding cytochrome b6-f complex iron-sulfur subunit, chloroplastic gives rise to the protein MAAFTLSPATSSQLRSGTNGLFSPAQGLIAKSAKSQSAGRERGMKVTCQAASIPADRVPDMEKRKLMNLLLLGAIGLPSTGMLLPYTYFFVPPGSGGSGGGTAAKDALGNDIVVAEWLKTHGPGDRTLSQGLKGDPTYLVVENDRTLATYGINAVCTHLGCVVPWNKAENKFMCPCHGSQYNNQGKVVRGPAPLSLALAHADVDDGKVIFVPWTETDFRTGEAPWWS
- the LOC111895462 gene encoding uncharacterized protein LOC111895462; the protein is MAFSRLLAVSSIRRAANSLLPIKANNHTLQLTVAFRHSYRLYSQHKALNRGLSCYESKKSLWSCRNFQRFYFISTSSKVSHHAQMAWKRFSQIYTYNVPIQPMNRITCAISFALTRSQLIAPGILAFLVGELTWKRKTLAEAEGFYKNDLFTFTQDGHVYLTSFIFSFIELILLCLRAIYLSFLFTPCIAMAPFADSFGPKFRLTWLQCVHHTLEKAGPAFIKWGQWAASRPDLFPNDLCIKLTELQTNAPAHTYAHTKNTIEKAFGRRLFEIFENFEEDPVASGSIAQVHRATLKFRHPGQKIKPILVAVKVRHPGVSERIRRDFIILNLFAKISSFLPNLKWLRLEESIQQFAVFMMSQVDLAREAAHLSRFIYNFRRWKDVSFPRPLYPLVHPAILVETFEQGENILHYVDALDGNVGIKTGLAHIGTHALLKMLLVDNFIHADMHPGNILVRVTQGKVTDTGLFKSKPHVIFLDVGMTAELCKKDRLNLIEFFKAVALQDGRAAAEHTLKFSKHQNCPNPTAFIKDVEKSFMSWSCGEGELLNPAQCMQQLLEQVRRHRVNIDGNVCTVIVTTLVLESWQRKLDPEYDVMNTLQNILFKTDLVESLFYTIEGLMAP